Below is a window of Brachyspira hampsonii DNA.
AATTATTGTATTCTTTTATGATCCTTATATCTCTCAGGCTATAGCTTTTGAGCATTTGCTTACTTCGTCTGATAAACTTGCTGAAAGAATAAGAAATGCTTACGGCGAAAGAAAACTTGTAAATATAGCAACTGACGGTGAAAGTTATGGGCATCATGAGCCTTTTGCTGATATGTGTTTGGCAAGGTATTTTAAAGAGAATGTTCATTATGATAATATTACACCTACTAATTATGAACATTATTTAAATATGTATCCTCCTACAGAAGAGGTAATACTTCATGAAGGCACAGGTGCAAGAGGTACTTCTTGGAGCTGCTCACATGGTGTAGAAAGGTGGAGAAGTAACTGCGGCTGCGGCGGTTGGGACGGACTTGACTTATCTTGGAGAGGTCCTTTAAGAGATGCTTTTGATATACTTAGAAAAATGCAGGATAAGTTATTCAAAACATTTTTAAACTTTACTGATGAAACTAGAAACTCTTTGAGAGAAGAATATGTACGGGCTATATATAATGATTTAGATGCTAGAGATTTATATGAAATATGCAGCAAATATATATCATTCAAAGAATTCGTATTTTTAATGGAATCTTATAAATATTCATTATTCTCATATACATCTTGCGGCTGGTTCTTTGAAGATGTATCAAGACTAGAACCTATAAAAAATATGCAGTATGCTGAACAGTCTTTCCATTATGCCAGATTGTTAGTAAAAGATAAAAATCTTGACTTTGTTAATGAAGCTCATGAAGAGTTCCTAAAAACATTGGAGAAATCTATAAGCAATAAACCTGAACATCATAGTGCCAGATATTTCTATGAGAAAGAAGCAAAAGTTGATGTGTTTGCAAAACTTTATGTTATTAATTATTTCATATTTAACCTTATAGCAAGCGAATATAGAGATATAAATATAAATATTTTTAAGCATGAAATAAAATCAACTAAAATAGAAAAAAATATTATAGAAGGTATATTAATAGATAATATAGCTGCAGATATATATTTTAGAGTTAATACATCAAGTGAAAATCATGAATTCAAAAATCAAATTCAAATATCAGAATATCATGATAAGTTAGATAACTCTTCTATTTATACAATGTATTTAAGGGATTTAAATTCAGATATAAGAGATAAATTGGCTGACAGTTTATTTGAAAGTGATATGAAAAAATTAGATCATTTAATGCATGAAATATATCCTGAATATAGAAAACTTTTTACATACTTTAATTTAAATAGTATTACTCCTGATTATGATTACAGAAGAATAATGGGTGCTATGGCATCTCCTATACTTAGAGAAAAAATCATAGATAGAGGAAGAGATGCTTATGATGAGGTATCAGAAAATTTAAAAGATGCGAGAAGTGCAGGAATATTTATATCAAACAGCGGAATATCCAGCTTAATCGGAGATAATATAAAAAATGCTTTGAATACATTATATGAAACCGGAAATCCTGAAACAATATATGATGTACTTAAAGATGTTAAATTTTTATCAAATAATGACATGCCTATAGATAGAAATACATTTGAAAATATATTTTATAAGATAATCTTAAAATATAAAAATACGGATATACAATTTAATGATAATGAAAAAGCATCATTTAAAGAATTAGGATATTGGCTTAATTTCAATATGGATAATATATAATAATATTATTGCTAAAAAATAGACTTTCGTATATTATGACTGTACTTGCTTCTTACCAGCACTTTATATAACATACTCATTATGTATGAGGATTACAGAATAAATAACTAGCTGCCATAGAGCAGAACTTTGTGTGCTTCGTATGACAACTATAAATAAAGTTAATTATGAAATAAGTTCATTTATTTTGTATTAAACATTTATCTTAAATACTTATGATATTCATTTAAATCCAAATTATCAGCATTAGCCTGATATATGCAATATGGATTTTCTACTTTTAAGCCTAAATATTTAAAACTTGTTGTTATAGGCGATAGTATAGTATTAATACCAAACTCTAAAGAATCATAAAAAGATTTTTCTCCTCCTGCAGTAGTAATTATTTGAAAAGTTTTGCCTTCTAAACATTTGCTTTCACTTCCATAAAGTATATCAGTTAAAACAGTATCCTCCCATTCTTTTAATAGGCTTGGTGTACTGAACCAAAATAATGGAAATTGAAATATTATTTTTTCA
It encodes the following:
- a CDS encoding DUF3536 domain-containing protein, translating into MRYLILHGHFYQPPRENPFLGEIQKEASAAPAHDWNERITNECYSPNAYSRILDGYGRITDMSNNYEYISFNFGPTLIDYIAKTRKDLLARIIEADKKSIERVGYGNAIAQVYNHIILPLAKKEDMRVQIKWGLYNFEKYFGRKSSGIWLSETAINLDVVDALYDCGVKFTILSPYQAHYVKNITTLDVSGGKIDTSKPYWLYGHNGKRIIVFFYDPYISQAIAFEHLLTSSDKLAERIRNAYGERKLVNIATDGESYGHHEPFADMCLARYFKENVHYDNITPTNYEHYLNMYPPTEEVILHEGTGARGTSWSCSHGVERWRSNCGCGGWDGLDLSWRGPLRDAFDILRKMQDKLFKTFLNFTDETRNSLREEYVRAIYNDLDARDLYEICSKYISFKEFVFLMESYKYSLFSYTSCGWFFEDVSRLEPIKNMQYAEQSFHYARLLVKDKNLDFVNEAHEEFLKTLEKSISNKPEHHSARYFYEKEAKVDVFAKLYVINYFIFNLIASEYRDININIFKHEIKSTKIEKNIIEGILIDNIAADIYFRVNTSSENHEFKNQIQISEYHDKLDNSSIYTMYLRDLNSDIRDKLADSLFESDMKKLDHLMHEIYPEYRKLFTYFNLNSITPDYDYRRIMGAMASPILREKIIDRGRDAYDEVSENLKDARSAGIFISNSGISSLIGDNIKNALNTLYETGNPETIYDVLKDVKFLSNNDMPIDRNTFENIFYKIILKYKNTDIQFNDNEKASFKELGYWLNFNMDNI
- a CDS encoding NAD(P)H-dependent oxidoreductase, which gives rise to MKTLLIFSHTYWNDSKVNRKLIESVKDFKDIKIHNLNETYKDNKISKDNIKSEISLLKEHEKIIFQFPLFWFSTPSLLKEWEDTVLTDILYGSESKCLEGKTFQIITTAGGEKSFYDSLEFGINTILSPITTSFKYLGLKVENPYCIYQANADNLDLNEYHKYLR